The sequence ACGTGATTTAATGGCTCGCTCGGTCTTTGGAACACATTCTAGCTATTAGCTTCTACAtcgataaaatatattatttgtcCCTTTTGAATACAGGGAGTAAGAcgaaaacacaaaattgtcgATTATAATATTGCATCCTTGCCGATTACTAAATATATCCTTCTTTCTCATTAccttataaatatgtttttcttacacatgttacatCAGGTCTTCCTGCCGCGATTGGTGTGTATTCCTTTACAAAAGAAGCAGCCTTGCGGAACGAATTGTTTGTAACCAACAGCTACAACAAGTTAGCAAGACCGAGCACAGCTGTGACAATAAACATGCAACTGAATCTGCTGACTCTAAAGGAACTGGTTAgtatgtgttacctttccaatGTATGAAGCTGATTATTTGCTGCTTTATATCCAATATTACACTAGCTGCTTCTTACatttatgtatacaaaaaaaatctccaAATAAGGACattaaatgctaaaattgtgaagattttacTAATGTTTAATGAATTACTGATGCCAGTGCAAGatgcatgtacattgtattgtcaaaaactaTCAATGTTTATTTAGCAGAAGAATTCTTCTTgccaataacatgaataaatagcttaaagttttcatttttatcaaaatttagaaatgctatattttggggctaAAAAGAGGTTTCACCAGACAAACTCCTGTATTTACAACAAATACAGCCTAGGGACAAAGCAGAGTTAGTGTGAACTATCATTTGTCAGCCTGCTGTGAAGGTTGTTTATGTTGCTTTGTACGTTGCTAGGATGCAATgtgattgatatttattttcctaTCTTGTCATAATAGACGTTCAAACTTCTTTTTAAGGAACACATAGATTTTAGATTATATAACTAATGTCTAAAAAATACTAGGAAAAAAGTTCGCTGCCAAGTTACACATGGTTCGGAATcgtttaaaacacaaaagatgaACAACAATCACATTGATGTCTGGGTAgagaattaatataaaaaaagaaaatgtggttagattgccattgagacaactttcttaaagagaccaaaataacacaaacattgacattgttttaacttttgtacaaaaaaaaagaaacataatttaagtcttttatttatattaacattataaCAAAAGTCattagacaaataaaaattgttcaACAAAGAAAGAGGAGGCTGAAGAAATGTTTTTAAGATAACAGACCTACAATTTGATACCTAGACGCGTGCTTAGTCTTCATGAGATTCAGCAGTGACGTTTGAATTAAAATAGTCGGAAGCAAAATTTAATTGTAGACGGGTTCTACATTATCAATCATTACAAACAAGATCCAAGATTATTTGCATAAAAATTACCAGAACatgaaagataaaattgagaatggaaatggggaatgtgtcaaagagacaacaacccgaccatataaaagacaacagcagaagttcaccaacaggtcttcaatgtagcgagaaattaccgcacccggaggcgtccttcagctggcccctaaacaaatatatactagttcagtgaaaatgaacgccatactaatttccaaattgtacacaaggaactaaaattaaaaaaaaaatacaagactaacaaaggccagaggctcctgacttggaacagacgcaaaaatgcggcgggctcaaacatgtttatgagatctcaaccctccccctatacctctggccaatgtagaaaagtaaatgcataacaatacgcgaTAAGAGAATTTCTGGCAATGAATTTATCCATGAAAAGGATGTTAATCTTATTGCTGATGTAATTCTATCTTTAAATAGTTTTCTTTCTCCTTTACAGAATATCCGTGACCAATACCTGACTGTGGTAGGATACTTTGTCATGGTAAGATTATGTTTAACAATAATTGATTCAGGCAATTTTGGTTGATACTTGAGTGTTCATCaccatataatttaattttggatgtaacgcgtcttctgtttggctgacattattttgttatcagcccatagacataatttattCATGTGatcgtgacgtcatcaacgttttttcctggttttctacggtttaaaatggaatttagaattaaattataagaaaagactgtaatatttatttctgtctattcgaaataacataaaaaatgtggtgcacactgttaaaaaaaaacgccACGCGCGTTaatcagtgtgcaccacatattttatgttatttctttatagacagaataatattacagtcattccttaattgtATTCGGATATTAAcgaatcagttattttttttcttggagGGCGATTCTCGCATAAGATGTTTTTTCACGTATAATAGAACTTATCTCTTCTGACATTTTTATCGAGACCATTAAACGGCATAGcaatctatttttatatttttaattgaaaaattatataatgaaaGAATCATcacattgtttttataatttgtctTGGTTTCAAATGTATAGAGATATACACACTATTGACCATTTACTATGGAATTCAGTTTCTTTTTGATGATATTCATTAtactaaaagaaataaaaataaaatactgacATAAAACTTTTGACAGGCAACTTTTGTATGAAGAGATATTGAAACAACAGAACAGAACCATTTAAGAAatgtctgtaatattttttctgtctatgaagaaataacataaaaaatgtggtgcacactgaataacgcgcgtagcgggttatttaacagtgtgcaccacattttttttatgttatttcgataGACAGAAAACATATTATAGTAATTTCTTAtgatttaattctaaattccattttaaaccgttgAAAACCATgcaaaaacgttgatgacgtcacggtcacatgacttaattatgtctatgggctcataacaaaataacatcagccaatcagaagacgcgttccatccaaaattaaattattactaTATATACATTCATTTCACTCGCCTTGCCTTACAAAATGTGTCATGTAAGGAGCAGGGTCTGTTGACCCCTCCAGAGCGCCTGGTATCATTTTTATCCCTTGGTAAGCTCGTATTGCTCAGTTCTTTTAGTTTCCTATGCTGTCTTGTGTCATGGAGTTGTCatgattagtttattttcgacagATAAGTGAtaactaccactgggtcgatgcctctgctgctggactattagtccccgaggctATTTCCAcccccagtagccagtactttggtactggcatcaaaatacagattttttgtgttattaaaattagctgttacaaaatgatagacaCTATTAtcaattaaggaatgtatctccctcatgcaaagctctaatTCCtctcacggatttggctataccttttggaccttttggattatagcttctcatcttttatataagctttggatttaaaatactttggccacgagcatcactgaagagacatgtattgtcgaaatgtgcatctggtgcaagaaaattggtaccgttaattttattgaatattttttgccTCGCTTTTACAGAGATGGGCTGAGACTAGCAGGTTGAAATGGAGTACTAATCCGACATATAGCAGTGACatccaaaacatattttgtacgGAAAATGAAATATGGGTACCACCATTGATGATTGAAAACTCGTAAGttcattagaaataaaatatttgtgtattAATCTCTAAGATACCATAAATTTGTGGATTGCTAGCAAATTTAAATTAATGGCGACATGTTAAttgatttcttaaaatttattgaCGTTTCACCGATCAAACTGAACGTTACAAACGATTTTGCATTAGTAGTTTGAAGACTCTAACATTACATATTGCACAAACATAGCAAGAATGTAGTATGCTGTTAGTTTAGCTGAACAGCATGGCACTTGCGGACTTCTCAGAGAGTTGTAAGGGTTCGTTATTGGGCATAATTTTCATGCCATCATCAGCTAATCtcatgatttttaattaatgGTCATCATTTTTAGCCGTTAggttttttttgccatttttatttaataaaagaatcaCATAAGCTACACTTAGGAAACAGAAACTatacatgacataaaaaaatgaaaaattgactTAGAATTCAACTTACTTTTGTCTTTGGCAATAAACCAGAGTCTGTATAATTTGTCAAACTGTAAATTGTTTTCTAATCAAGAAAACGTATATTTTAAGTCCGCCCTATTAGCATtgcacacaataatttttgaataagGACTTATTAAGTGAGAAATGACTGTTTCTTATTACTAGTAGTTTGTATGTGTATTCGAGGGTTCGAGCGCAAGACTGAAAGAGAGAAAAAACTCacgattttttcttcttctgttttTAGGGTAGACAACGTCGGTGTTATTAGTGATAACACTGTCCGAATACGTGTGGCTGCCACCGGACAGGTCACATGGTCTCCTGCAGATATTTTCACCACTAGTTGTGTTACTGACGTCACTTACTATCCATTTGATACCCAAACATGTGATattattgtgacgtcatgggGATATACTAAATCTGAAATGAAACTTGAAGTTGATAGTTATGTTCCTTTAGGAGTGTCAAATTACCAGGAGAATGGCGAATGGAAATACATAGGATATACTGTTACCAATGGGGTAGAAAAACGCGAGGCTGTACagttttttcaaataatttacagcCTCACTTTCGAACGACGATCTGAATTTCATATAGTGAACAGCATTGCGCCAATGGTTTGTATTTCACTGCttgcttgttttgttttcaaactaTCAGCGGATGCAGGAGAAAAGGTTGGATTTAGCCTCACTATCTTACTGACGTCTGCTGTATATTTGACTCTGGTCTCCGATAGCATACCAACAACTTCTTTGACGACACCGTATCTCAGTAAGTATTTAACTGTAAAGTCTAAAATTCCAGTTGAACAGCTGTGTACATTCTAATAAAAGTGTACAATAATAAAAGATACGACAACTGTAATGGACATTTTGAAATGACTTCAACTAACGGCCTGAATAAAACTTACACCATTAGCAAAAACATGTATTCCCGTATCAAATTAAGACAagtacataaaaaatatgtgagtgtgaattcacattactataagacgtgtcacggtactttttttttatcccaaattcatgtatttggttttgatgttatatttattattctcatcggatttagTCTAATGCTTATTCCGTTTcagtgtgtgttacattttaatgttgtgtagttgttttcctcttatatttaatgcgtttccctcagttttagtttgttaccccagttttgtgttttgtccatagatttacgagttttgaacagcggtatgctACTTATGCCTTTATTGACAATGGCACGGTTGCGTTGTTATTTAATCGATATCAAAACACGCAAACTATAGTTttagttttacattttgtcGTTAATTTTATGCTTTCGACTGATAAATTTTCGACTGTTTTGACCTCGAGAATCACTGAAAAGATTTAATTGtcaaaaaagagggacgaaagatcccaaagggacagtcaaactcgtgaATCTCAAAGTGCGCGTTTGGTGCAGTCATATTAGTATTATTTTATGTACTTCAACGTCAACGTCAATGATTATTTGACAACGATGACATTTCACTAGCCTATATATGATTTCTTCAttgtgttttattgttatttcagCCACCTATCTTATCTCTCTTCTGGGCATGGAAATACTTTCAGTCATATTAACTGTTATGATTCTGGATTGTCACCACAAAGATGGCAGCACCGAGATACCAAAATGTCTCCGATTTTTCATGGAGAAGATAATATCAAGACTAATATGTTGGAAATGTAAATCTGGTTGTAGTTATGAGCGATCAAAGAACGGGAACAGTGTGATGGATATATGTGAGTTAAAAGGTGAAAAAGAATTTGACTGTCATAGCGTTGACAATCATGAGGAATTGTCTtggcaaaatatttcaaaaatgctCGACATTTTTTGTTTCCGGCTGTACTTAATTGCTTTCTTTGTCATCACAATACTATTCATCCTCAAGATGCTGATTTAGAAAACTCTATCTAACATCGGTCTTATGAAGATAAAAACACTTTTATAACATGATaacattaatttgaaaaaaaaatcttcaaatttatCAGGTCTACTTTTTAAATCGATTAGGCGCGTTAAGATTATTGAAAACTCGTCAGACGCTCTCCAATAAAAATAGAGCAGGCACAATCAAATTAAAGATATGAAGAGAAATTCAAGCAAGAAACTCGCCGTTATTTTAGTTGTAGGATTAattcaagtttttttctttaaaaaagttaaagtaCTTCTTACAgtgtagtttttaaaataaatttattatgtgataTTGTCACCTGATATCAATATCTAAATATCAAGTCCCGTACCCTAAACGACTCGTTACCACAGAGTCTATTAAAAACAAGCAAAGCTATCACTGGTTACCAATTAAAGGTCAACATATATAAACATGCTACTTCAAAACGCCGAGGTATGTATGTTGATTGACGCGTTATTATGTATAAGCTTGAACACCTATCTAATTGAAT comes from Mytilus trossulus isolate FHL-02 unplaced genomic scaffold, PNRI_Mtr1.1.1.hap1 h1tg000380l__unscaffolded, whole genome shotgun sequence and encodes:
- the LOC134702051 gene encoding acetylcholine receptor subunit alpha-like 2 produces the protein MTGCLPAAIGVYSFTKEAALRNELFVTNSYNKLARPSTAVTINMQLNLLTLKELNIRDQYLTVVGYFVMRWAETSRLKWSTNPTYSSDIQNIFCTENEIWVPPLMIENSVDNVGVISDNTVRIRVAATGQVTWSPADIFTTSCVTDVTYYPFDTQTCDIIVTSWGYTKSEMKLEVDSYVPLGVSNYQENGEWKYIGYTVTNGVEKREAVQFFQIIYSLTFERRSEFHIVNSIAPMVCISLLACFVFKLSADAGEKVGFSLTILLTSAVYLTLVSDSIPTTSLTTPYLTTYLISLLGMEILSVILTVMILDCHHKDGSTEIPKCLRFFMEKIISRLICWKCKSGCSYERSKNGNSVMDICELKGEKEFDCHSVDNHEELSWQNISKMLDIFCFRLYLIAFFVITILFILKMLI